A genomic region of Mycobacterium senriense contains the following coding sequences:
- a CDS encoding cyclopropane mycolic acid synthase family methyltransferase — protein MTKLEPYYEESQSIYDVSDEFFALFLDDTMGYTCAYFERDDMTLEQAQIAKFDLALGKLNLEPGMTLLDIGCGWGGALKRVVEKYDVNVIGITLSRNQFEYSRKKLAGSPTDRNIEVRLQGWEEFEDKVDRIVSIGAFEAFKMERYAAFFDRAFEILPDDGRMLLHTILAYHWQDYRARGVTLTMNDIRFARFIGQEIFPGGQLPAQEDIFKFSEAAGFSVERVQLLREHYARTLNIWAANLEANKAQAIAIQSQEVYDRYMHYLTGCENFFRKGITNVGQFTLVK, from the coding sequence ATGACGAAATTGGAACCTTATTACGAGGAGTCGCAGTCCATCTACGACGTCTCGGATGAATTCTTCGCATTATTTCTAGACGACACCATGGGCTACACGTGCGCTTATTTCGAGCGCGATGACATGACGCTCGAACAGGCCCAGATCGCGAAGTTCGACCTGGCGCTGGGCAAGCTGAACCTCGAGCCCGGGATGACGCTGCTGGACATCGGCTGCGGCTGGGGCGGTGCGCTGAAGCGGGTTGTCGAGAAGTACGACGTCAACGTCATCGGAATCACCCTGAGCCGCAATCAGTTCGAGTACAGCAGGAAGAAGCTGGCCGGGTCGCCTACGGACCGCAACATCGAGGTGCGCCTGCAAGGCTGGGAAGAGTTCGAAGACAAGGTCGACCGGATCGTCTCCATCGGCGCCTTCGAGGCGTTCAAGATGGAGCGTTATGCCGCATTCTTTGATCGCGCCTTCGAGATCCTGCCCGATGACGGCAGGATGCTTTTGCACACGATTTTGGCGTATCACTGGCAGGATTACCGCGCACGCGGCGTCACATTAACCATGAATGATATTCGATTCGCTCGATTCATCGGCCAGGAGATTTTCCCGGGCGGACAGTTGCCGGCGCAGGAAGACATTTTCAAGTTTTCCGAGGCAGCGGGCTTTTCGGTGGAAAGGGTGCAATTGCTGCGCGAGCACTACGCCCGGACCCTCAACATTTGGGCGGCTAACCTGGAAGCCAATAAGGCGCAGGCGATCGCCATTCAGTCCCAAGAGGTCTACGACCGTTATATGCACTATCTGACGGGGTGCGAGAACTTCTTCCGCAAGGGCATCACCAATGTGGGGCAATTCACGTTGGTCAAGTAG
- the pcaA gene encoding cyclopropane mycolic acid synthase PcaA produces MSVQLTPHFGNVQAHYDLSDDFFRLFLDRTQTYSCAYFERDDMTLEQAQIAKIDLALGKLKLEPGMTLLDIGCGWGATLRRAIEKYDVNVIGLTLSENQAEHVQKSFDQMGTTRTRRVLLEGWEKFHEPVDRIVSIGAFEHFGRQRYGRFFKMAYNALPPGGIMLLHTIVRPSFKDARARGMKLTHEIVQFSQFILAEIFPGGWLPTPQTVGEYGVTVGFELTRVQSLQLHYARTLDLWAEALEANREQAIAIQSQQVYDRYMKYLTGCAKLFREGYTDVNQFTLEKSPAR; encoded by the coding sequence ATGTCAGTGCAGCTCACGCCGCATTTCGGAAATGTGCAAGCCCATTACGACTTGTCCGACGACTTCTTCCGGCTGTTCCTTGATCGCACCCAGACTTACAGCTGCGCCTACTTCGAGCGTGACGACATGACCCTGGAACAGGCGCAGATCGCCAAGATCGACCTGGCCCTGGGAAAGCTGAAGCTCGAGCCTGGGATGACGCTGCTGGACATCGGTTGCGGCTGGGGCGCCACCCTCCGGCGCGCCATCGAGAAATACGACGTCAACGTCATCGGCCTGACGCTGTCGGAGAACCAGGCCGAACACGTGCAGAAGTCCTTCGACCAGATGGGCACCACCCGCACCAGGCGGGTGCTGCTGGAAGGCTGGGAGAAATTCCACGAGCCGGTGGATCGCATCGTGTCGATCGGCGCGTTCGAGCACTTCGGCCGCCAGCGCTACGGCCGCTTCTTCAAGATGGCCTACAACGCGCTGCCGCCCGGCGGAATCATGTTGCTGCACACCATCGTTCGGCCCTCGTTCAAGGATGCCCGGGCCAGGGGCATGAAGCTGACCCATGAGATCGTCCAGTTCTCGCAATTCATCCTGGCCGAGATCTTCCCCGGGGGTTGGCTGCCGACACCGCAGACCGTCGGCGAGTACGGCGTCACGGTGGGCTTCGAGTTGACCCGAGTCCAGTCGCTGCAGCTGCACTACGCAAGGACACTGGACCTGTGGGCGGAGGCTCTCGAAGCGAATCGCGAGCAGGCCATCGCCATCCAGTCCCAACAGGTCTACGACCGTTACATGAAGTACCTCACCGGCTGCGCGAAGCTTTTCCGCGAGGGCTACACCGACGTCAATCAATTCACGCTGGAGAAGTCACCGGCTCGCTGA